A genomic stretch from Procambarus clarkii isolate CNS0578487 chromosome 14, FALCON_Pclarkii_2.0, whole genome shotgun sequence includes:
- the Atg12 gene encoding autophagy protein 12-like: MEDDKSTKQESDHDDTHHDTHHDTHHDTKATPSKKIDVLLKATGDAPIMKKKKWAVEGEKPVGWVAEFIRKYLKMEPSDTLFVYVNQSFAPAPDHIIRNLYECFGSDGKLVLHYCKTQAWG, encoded by the exons ATGGAGGACGACAAGAGTACGAAGCAGGAGTCCGATCACGACGACACCCACCACGACACCCACCACGACACCCACCACGACACCAAAGCTACACCCAGCAAGAAGA TTGATGTATTGTTAAAAGCAACTGGTGATGCTCCAATCATGAAGAAGAAAAAATGGGCGGTAGAAGGAGAAAAACCAGTAGGATGGGTTGCAGAGTTTATTCGTAAATACCTCAAGATGGAGCCCTCCGACACTTTG TTTGTGTACGTAAACCAAAGCTTTGCACCGGCGCCTGACCACATCATCAGGAACTTATACGAGTGCTTCGGGTCTGATGGCAAGCTGGTCCTACACTACTGCAAGACACAAGCTTGGGGATAA